The Desulfobulbus propionicus DSM 2032 DNA segment TTGTATGGACCATACCCTGACAACCGCCCTGCCCCCCCTCACCATCGGCTCCCTGCATCTGGGCAACTCGTTGGTGCTGGCTCCCTTGGCCGGCTATACCGATCTGCCCTTCCGCCTGTTGTGTCGGGAAAACGGCGCGGCCCTGTGCTTTTCCGAGATGATCAGTTGCCACGGCCTAGTGTACGAGCAGAAGAATACGCTAGAACTGCTGCGAACGGTTCCGGAAGAGCGACCCTTCGCCGTCCAGTTGTTCGGCAGTGAACCGGAATTGATGGCCAGGGCGACGGCCATGGTCTCCTCCGGACCGGTGGATCTGATCGATATCAACATGGGCTGTCCGGTGCGCAAGGTAATCAAGAAGGGCTGCGGGGCGGCGCTGATGAAAGACCCCCAGCGGGCCGAGGCCATTATTCGGGCGGTGTGCGCCCAGACCTCCCTGCCGGTGACGGTCAAATTCCGCAGCGGCTGGACCGGGGAGAGCGTTAACGCCCCGCAGTTTGCCGCCATGGCCGAAGCGGCCGGCGCCTCGGCGGTCACCATTCATGGCCGCACCTGGGTGCAGGGGTTCGGCGGCCGCGCCGACCGACGGGTCATCCGGGCGGTGAAGGATGCGGTGTCAATTCCGGTGATTGGCAACGGCGACATCCTTACCCGTGCCGATGCACTGGAGATGATGGCCGAAACCGGGTGCGACGGAGTGATGGTGGGACGGGGTGCGCTCGGCAACCCCTGGCTGTTCTCGCCGTCGGGCAGGCCGGCGACCCTGGCAAACCGGTTGCCGGTGATTGAACGCTATCTCCAATTGGCTGAACAGTTTCTGCCCCTGGACAAAGTGCTGTTCAAGGTGAAAAATCACACCGCCAAGTTTCTCTCCGGCCTTGCCGGCGCGGCCACCCTCCGCCATGCCCTCTATGCCTGCGACAGCACCGAGGAAATGCTCGCCCTGCTCGCGCGTCACAGTGCGGCAACCGACCACGATGCCCCTCACTCCTGAGGTTCGGGGGCAATCATTTTCGGTGCCGCCATCTTTTCTACCTGCCGATACAATTCCAGAGAGAGGGCTTGGGCCCGGTTCAGTTCTTCCCAGGACATCTCCATCATCAGGTTGTTGCGATTGATGGCGGCAACGGTGTTACCCCGGCTGGCGGCCAGCGAATACCAGGCATACCCCCTTGCCCTATCGGTGGCGGTGCCGGTGCCTGTCGCGTACATCAGCCCGACGTTGGCCTGGGCCATGGTGTCTCCCTGCTGGGCCGCCTGCTCGTACAGTTCAAGCGCTTTTTGATAGTCGCGATCACCGCCCAAACCGTTGTAATACAGGTAGGCCAAGTCGTTCTGCGCCGCCCGGTTGCCCTGCGCGGCCGCATTGGTCAACCATTTTTTCGCTTCAAGGTAATTCTGCGGCACCGTGCTGCCACGCAGATACATGGCACCGATAATGGCCAGCGACTCCGGCGAGACCTTGCCCTGCTCGGCCGCCGCGAGCAGCCACTTGAAGCCGCCGCGCTTGTCCGGATCGGTTCCCTGTCCCTGATAGAGCATGCCGCCATAGACAAACTGGGCCTCGGCATCGCCGCGCTCCGCCGCCTGCCGATACAACCCCAGGGAGCGGGCCAGATCGACCGGCCGGCCGATACCGTAGTAGGCGCGGTAGGCCTGGGCCTTGAGTTGCCGGATCACGGCCTCCGGCTCGCCGGTTTGCGCCCAACCAACGGTGACCAGAAAAAAAACAACCAAAAGCGAACCGAATGACCGTTGCATGGCCTCACCCCATGAACAGAAAAGTATGCACGAACCGACCAGCTTCTGGTTAAACCGCATGGGCCACGCCGCTTCAAGCAAAAAGCGGACACACCGAGGACAATGGCGCGGATTCATTCGGCCCCATCGGCCGGTCAGCTGGTGAGGGCGCGATAGATTTCCGGCATCCGTGCCGGCAGTTGGTTGACCTTGTCGATGAAGATGTAGTTGACCTCGCCGTACATGTGGTTCATGTACTCGTGGGCCTGACGGTCGATGGTGATGCAGAAGGGATGAATGCCCTTTGCCTTGGCTTCAAGCAGGGCGTGGCGGGTGTCCTCGATGGCGTAGTCGCCCTTGTAGTCGTCATAATCCTCGGGCTTGCCGTCGGAGAGCACGATCAGCAGGCGGATCTTGGCCTCCACTCCGGCAAACATCGAGGTCATGTGGCGAATGGCCGGGGCCATGCGGGTGTACTCGCGGGGACCGATGGCGCTGATCCGTTGTCGCACTCCTTGGGAGTAGCGCTCCTCCATGCGTTTGACCGGAAAAATCTCACAGCGCAGCCGCCGCATGCCGGAAAAACCGTAGATGGCGTAGCGGTCGTTGAGGACCTCCATGGCTTCGCAGATCAGCACCAGGGCCTCCTTGATCGATTGGCCGACCCAACCGCTGGTGGAGTTGGACATGTCGACCAGAAAGGTGACCGCGATATCGCGCTGATCCCGGGCCAGGCGGATGAACACCCGGTCCGATGGCGGCCGGCCGGCGGCGTTGTCGGCCAGGGATTCGACCAGGGCGTCAAGATCGATGTCGTTGCCCTCCCGCTGCCTGCGGACGAACCGTTCGCTGGTCTGCAGCAACTCGAACTGATGGCGCAGACGGCGAATCTGCCCCCGGTACTGCTTGAGGGTGTGCTCGATGAAATCGTTGCGCACCGGCTGAAGCTCCCGTTCCAGGACCACGCACCAGTTCTTGCGAAACCCCTTGCGGCGGTAATCCCATTCGTCATACACCACCGGTTCGACGCTCTCCTGCCCGCCCGCCCCGCCCCCCTGACGACCGAGGGTGAACACCTTGCCCGGCTGGCCTTCGCTGGCGCTGTTTCCCTGTTCACTGGTTCTGGTGGGGGTCTGATGTTGCTGATCCTGTCGGCTGCTTTCCTGAACCGCTTCGCTGATGTCGAACGGCTGCATCTGGGACTGGATGAACGGGCTCAACTGTTCCCAGGAGTTTTCCACGTCCATGATCAGGGCAATGTCCTGTCCCTGCTGGCCCGAGGTGCCGTCGGGATTGTGCTCGTCGGCGGCGGTCTTGTTCTTTCCCTGCGGCAGCTGGACGTGCACGCTCTGCATCATCCGCAATTCCTTGTCCATCTTCTGTTTCAACCCCAGATTGCGCATCTCCTGCAACCGCAGGGTACCCTGAAAAATCAACGGGCTGGTCTGGTCGAAGTTGTCGTCCGGGGCCAGTAGCGGCATCAGTTCACGAACCGCTTCCAAGCTGGCCACGTTGTCGGCCGTGTGCTGCTCGCACCCCTTGAGCAGGGCCATGGCCCGATCATCCACCGGCAACCGGCCCGGCTCGGTGCGGATACCGCGGAGAAACTCCAGTTGCAGCCGCTCAAGCAGATTGGGGGTGCCGGCCTCGTCGGCAGCCATCGGTAGCCGGGCCAGCAGCGGTCCTGCCTCGCGCATCAATCCCGGCAGCTCCTGGCGCAGGAAAGCCAACAGCCGCCCGGTTTCAAAGAAATGATAGAGGCAGCGCGCATTGGCGGGCTGGCTGAACTCGGAAAAAAAACAGTCGAGCGGATGCGCTCCTTTCTTGCGCAACGGCAGATGCTGGGGGGCCGCATAGGTGCCGGCCTGGAGACTGGCCCACTGGAAGCTGGCCATCAGTTTGTAGAGCAGGAAATTTTCCCCATGCTCGGCAAACAGACCGACCTCGCTGGGCAGATAGATGGATTCGGCGTCGGTGGAGGCATCGGCCGCGCCGATCAGGGGCAATTCGCGTCCGGCCAAGCCGTTGACATAGGGTTGCAACCGGGGGCGGACGTCGATCAGCCGCAAACTGCCCTCGCCCCGGCGGTGGCAGACAAAGTGCTGCTCCACGTTCTCCATGAACTGTTGCGCCCCTCGCAGCCCCTCGGTCTCGTACCGATCGAGCAGGGTGTGGACCCATATTGACAACTCATCCGCCTTCAGGCAGCACAACGCCGGGCCAGCGGCGGACAAATAGGCAAAGCAGAGCGAATGCGACACCGGCCAGATGGCGGGAATCTGCGCGAAAATATCCTCCACATATTCCGCTTCGTCGGTGGCCAGTCCGCTGAGCGCCTCCTCCACGTCCCACTCGTTGGGTAGGCTGGGGGCCACCATGCGGTAGAATTTTTCCTTGAGCGTTTCCAGATCCATCGCTTTCAGAACAACGAACTGATCATCTCGTCCATGGCCGCCAGCAGTTCACGGTCGTCGGTCAGGGCCTCGCTGATGGCGGCGCGGCAGGCGGTCTTGATGGGGATGCCCCGGCCGATCAGCTTGCCGGTCTGAATCAAGAGCCGGGTCGAGGCGCCCTCGGCCAGCCCCGAATCCTTGAGGCCGCGGGTCATGGCGGCCAGCTTGACCAGTGGCTTGGCGATCTCCATCCCCAGCCGCCCTTCCCGGCAGACAATCTCCATCTCCCGCTCGGGATCGGGATAATCGAAGGACAGGGCAATGAATCGCTGGCGGGTCGAGGCCTTGAGGTCCTTGAGCACGCTCTGGTAACCGGGGTTGTAGGAGACCGCCAGCATGAATTCGGCCGGCGCGGTCAGCAGTTCGCCGCGTTTTTCGATCGGCAGTTGCCGCCGGTCGTCGGCCAAGGGATGAATGACCACGGTGGTGTCCTTGCGCGCCTCGACAATCTCGTCTAGATAGCAGATGGCCCCGGCCCGGACGGCCATAGTCAGCGGACCGTCGGTCCACACCGCCTCGCCGGCCCGGATCAGATAGCGGCCGACCAGGTCGGAGGTGGAGAGGTCGTCGTGACAGGAGACCGTCACCAGCGGCCGTTGCAGCCGCCAGGCCAGGTACTGCATGAAACGGGTCTTACCGCAGCCAGTGGGGCCTTTGAGCAACAGCGGCGAGCCGTCGTGATAGGCGGCGTCGGCAATGGCCAGCTCGTCGCCGGTGGGCAGATAATAGGGTTCTTGTTCGATGCGGTATTCGTCGATTCGCAGTTGTCGTCCTGGCATGGGGTTCTCCGCAGTTGTTTTCTGCCAACAATAAGACGGCCGCGCACGGTTGACAAGCGTGCTTTTCCGGCGATTTCATTTGCTTATTGCGCAAAGGCGGGGCCATGAGTACATTGCCCACATACCCGGCGCCCCTCTTTCATCCTCCGCGAGCGCAGACACCGACCTTGGTCTTGACAGTATGTGCATCGATCTCCATACCCATTCCGTCTATTCCGATGGCAGTTCCACACCGGCCGAGCTGATCGAATTGGCCGTGGCCAATGGGATTTCGGGGCTGGCTCTCACCGACCACGATACGGTCGAGGGAGTGGCCGAGGTCAAGCGTCTGGGCGAGCAAGCCGGGCTGAGTGTCCTCACCGGGGTGGAGATCAGCACCACCCTGCGCCAACACACCCTGCACATTCTCGGCTATGGCATCGACGCCGACGATCCCCAGCTGCATCGCTGGCTGCTGCCCCTGCAACAAGGCCGGGAACGGCGCAACGCCATCATCCTCGACAAGCTGCGCGGCCTCGGCATCGACATCACCGCCGAGGAAATCCAGGAAATTTCCCGCTGCGGCCAGACCGGCCGCCCCCACATCGCCCGCCTGCTGGTGGCCAAGGGGGTGGTCGACAGTTTCGAAGCCGCCTTCCGCCTCTATCTCGGCCGCAACAAACCGGCCTGGGAAGGCCGTTTCAGCTACTCCGCCACCGAGGCCATCGACATGATCCATCGGGTGGGCGGCGTGGCGGTGCTGGCCCATCCCGGCCAATTGGATTCGGAGATGCGGCTGCAACCGCCCCTGATCCGCGAGCTCGCCTTGCGCGGGCTCGACGGCATCGAAATCTACTATCCGACCCACACTCGTAAAACGATGAAGAAACTCAAGACCCTCGCCGCAGAACTGGAACTGCTGGCCACCGGGGGCAGCGATTTCCACGGCATGACCCGTCCCGCCCATCGCCTGGCCAACCGGGCCAACGGCTTCTGCCCGCCCTGCGCCCTGCTGGAGGCGGTCATTGCCCGCATCGACAAGCAAAAACGCTCATCTCTTTCCTGAAGTGAACCGCCATGCATACCATTTTAGTCGTTGACGACGAACCCAACTATCAGATCGTTCTCTCTGAACTGCTCAAGGATGAGGGCTACGAGGTCTTCACCGCCGACAGCGGCCTGGCCGGTCTGCCCATTGTTTACAGCACCGACCTCGACCTGGTGCTGTCCGACATGAAGATGCCGGGCATGGACGGGATCGAATTCCTGGGCAAGATCAAGGAGTACAACCGCGAACTGCCGGTGATTCTCATCACCGCCTATGCCGAGGTGGAAAAGGCGGTTGAGGCCATGCGGCTCGGGGCCTTCACCTACCTGGCCAAACCTTTTTCCAATACCCAACTGCTGGCCAGCGTCACCAAGGCGATCGAGCACTACGGCCTGATCCGCGAGATTCGGCGGCTGCGCGCCGAGGCCACGCCGCGCTCCGGATTCGGCGGCATGATCGGCAAGAGCCCGTCGATGCGCGCCGTCTACCAGCTGATCGAAAAGGTGGCGCCCACGCCTTCCTCGGTGCTGATCACCGGCGAGTCGGGCACCGGCAAGGAGCTGGTGGCCCGGGCCATCCACAACCTCAGTCCGCGCAAGGACGCGCCCTTCATCTCGGTCAACTGCGCGGCCCTGTCCGAGCATCTGCTGGAAAGTGAGCTGTTCGGTCACGAGAAAGGGGCCTTCACCGACGCGGTGGTCATGCGCAAGGGGCGGTTCGAGCTGGCCGACACCGGCACCCTGTTCTTGGATGAAATCGGCGAGATGCCGCAGCCGTTGCAGGCCAAACTGCTGCGGGTCTTGCAGGACAAGAGCTTCGAGCGGGTGGGCGGTTCGGTCACCCAGCATGTCGACGTGCGCATCCTGGCGGCCACCAACAAGGACCTCAAGGACGAGGTCGACAAGGGGCATTTCCGCGAGGATCTCTACTACCGGCTCAACGTCATCCACATCCACCTCGCCCCCCTGCGCGAACGGGTCGACGACATTCCAGCCCTGGTGACCCATTTTATCGAAAAAAACAGCCGCAACCTGGGAAGGAACCTCGACATCTCGCCCGAGGCTCTGCGGCTGTTGGTCAGTCTGCCGTGGGAAGGCAACGTGCGCGAATTGGAGAACACCATCGAGCGGGCCGCCATCCTCTGCAACGGCGACAAGATCGAGGCCGGCGACGTTCAACCTGATTCAAGCGAACTGACCACGGCCCACGAATGGAGCAACACCCTGGAAATCAATCAGTTCATTCCGGACAACCTGAGCCTGGCCGAGGTGCTCAACGGCATCGAGGAGAAGCTGGTGCGCAAGGCCCTGGACGACAATTTTTATGTTCAAGCCCGGGCCGCCGAGCAGTTGGGCATCACCAAGAGCCTGCTGCAGTACAAGATGAAGAAGTACAATTTGCAGCGGCGGAAGCGGTGATCGTTGCGTTGCTGCCTGCGGCAGTTTGCGGTTCGACATTATCCTCTCACGGCCACGACCGGTTCCTCTGGTGCGCCCCATCTTGCAGCCAAAGAGAGTCAATAATCCGTTGCATCAAGAAATATTCGGACGTTTTTACCCAATCGATGAGGTGACTGTCATGAATTACAGCCATTTCACGGAGTGCAGTTTAGTAGATAGATATTCTTTTCAAGTCAATTAAAGATGTGTGAACAAATGATATTATTGGATTTAATAAAGCAACTTATCGACCTTTGTCCTAATCCATACTCCGACTCTTGGGTGATTGATGGTGGCTGTCATCACGGGCATTTTTCTCGTGAAATAATAACCAGTTTACAACCATCTAATATTTTGTCATTTGAACCGGATAGAGACTCTTTCGCTAAAGCAAAAATGAATTTGGACTCTATTTCGAATGTTGAAATTGTGAATGCAGCGATAGGGTCTGAAAAGGGAACAGCTGAATTTTTTAGAGGGCCATATTCGTCTACAAATTCTCTGCTACAAAGGCCAGAAGCAAAATCAAAGCAATATTTTCCCAAAGATGCCGTTCTTGAAGGGGGAACTTTTGTTGATGTTGTTACCCTTGATGAAGAATGTGCATGTAGAGGGATAACGGCTCTGGATTTGTTGAAATTAGACCTTCAGGGTGCTGAACTCTCTGCACTTATAGGAGCAAAGAATCTGCTTAGTTCCGGCTTGGTAAAAGTGATCCTTGTCGAAGCTGTATTTGTAAAAAAATACAAGGACCAACCGTTATTATGGGAACTATGGCGACATCTTGAAGAATATGGTTACACATTGTACTCCTTGGAGCAGATAAAAATTGGGATCTATGATCCTGATGAGTCTGGTTTAAGAAGCATGCAATGGAATCAATGCGATGCGATCTTCATATCTAAAAAAATTCGCGAACATCTCGACAGGTAATGCATAATCGGGTAAGGGCGGGTTTCTCTTCTACCATCCCCACACCACCTGGGATGCGGGGGCGCACTGAAATGCCTTTATGGTCCTCTGGGAAAAAGAAAAAATACATTTATAATAACTATCTCCATCCGGACCCCGCAAACGACGCGAGTCCGGTGGCCGGACGTTAAGCCCTTGACCAAATCTATTCACATTTGGAAGGAAATATTTCACAATGGACATCCCACGGATATTCAACATCACTGAAAGTGCTCACCGCATCCACAACCCGATCACACCCGAAAAACTCGCCACTCTCGGCGCGGCGTTGCGTCTGGAATCGGGGGCCCGAGTGCTCGACCTC contains these protein-coding regions:
- the dusB gene encoding tRNA dihydrouridine synthase DusB, translated to MDHTLTTALPPLTIGSLHLGNSLVLAPLAGYTDLPFRLLCRENGAALCFSEMISCHGLVYEQKNTLELLRTVPEERPFAVQLFGSEPELMARATAMVSSGPVDLIDINMGCPVRKVIKKGCGAALMKDPQRAEAIIRAVCAQTSLPVTVKFRSGWTGESVNAPQFAAMAEAAGASAVTIHGRTWVQGFGGRADRRVIRAVKDAVSIPVIGNGDILTRADALEMMAETGCDGVMVGRGALGNPWLFSPSGRPATLANRLPVIERYLQLAEQFLPLDKVLFKVKNHTAKFLSGLAGAATLRHALYACDSTEEMLALLARHSAATDHDAPHS
- a CDS encoding tetratricopeptide repeat protein translates to MQRSFGSLLVVFFLVTVGWAQTGEPEAVIRQLKAQAYRAYYGIGRPVDLARSLGLYRQAAERGDAEAQFVYGGMLYQGQGTDPDKRGGFKWLLAAAEQGKVSPESLAIIGAMYLRGSTVPQNYLEAKKWLTNAAAQGNRAAQNDLAYLYYNGLGGDRDYQKALELYEQAAQQGDTMAQANVGLMYATGTGTATDRARGYAWYSLAASRGNTVAAINRNNLMMEMSWEELNRAQALSLELYRQVEKMAAPKMIAPEPQE
- a CDS encoding nitric oxide reductase activation protein NorD; the encoded protein is MDLETLKEKFYRMVAPSLPNEWDVEEALSGLATDEAEYVEDIFAQIPAIWPVSHSLCFAYLSAAGPALCCLKADELSIWVHTLLDRYETEGLRGAQQFMENVEQHFVCHRRGEGSLRLIDVRPRLQPYVNGLAGRELPLIGAADASTDAESIYLPSEVGLFAEHGENFLLYKLMASFQWASLQAGTYAAPQHLPLRKKGAHPLDCFFSEFSQPANARCLYHFFETGRLLAFLRQELPGLMREAGPLLARLPMAADEAGTPNLLERLQLEFLRGIRTEPGRLPVDDRAMALLKGCEQHTADNVASLEAVRELMPLLAPDDNFDQTSPLIFQGTLRLQEMRNLGLKQKMDKELRMMQSVHVQLPQGKNKTAADEHNPDGTSGQQGQDIALIMDVENSWEQLSPFIQSQMQPFDISEAVQESSRQDQQHQTPTRTSEQGNSASEGQPGKVFTLGRQGGGAGGQESVEPVVYDEWDYRRKGFRKNWCVVLERELQPVRNDFIEHTLKQYRGQIRRLRHQFELLQTSERFVRRQREGNDIDLDALVESLADNAAGRPPSDRVFIRLARDQRDIAVTFLVDMSNSTSGWVGQSIKEALVLICEAMEVLNDRYAIYGFSGMRRLRCEIFPVKRMEERYSQGVRQRISAIGPREYTRMAPAIRHMTSMFAGVEAKIRLLIVLSDGKPEDYDDYKGDYAIEDTRHALLEAKAKGIHPFCITIDRQAHEYMNHMYGEVNYIFIDKVNQLPARMPEIYRALTS
- a CDS encoding CbbQ/NirQ/NorQ/GpvN family protein, which codes for MPGRQLRIDEYRIEQEPYYLPTGDELAIADAAYHDGSPLLLKGPTGCGKTRFMQYLAWRLQRPLVTVSCHDDLSTSDLVGRYLIRAGEAVWTDGPLTMAVRAGAICYLDEIVEARKDTTVVIHPLADDRRQLPIEKRGELLTAPAEFMLAVSYNPGYQSVLKDLKASTRQRFIALSFDYPDPEREMEIVCREGRLGMEIAKPLVKLAAMTRGLKDSGLAEGASTRLLIQTGKLIGRGIPIKTACRAAISEALTDDRELLAAMDEMISSLF
- a CDS encoding PHP domain-containing protein — translated: MCIDLHTHSVYSDGSSTPAELIELAVANGISGLALTDHDTVEGVAEVKRLGEQAGLSVLTGVEISTTLRQHTLHILGYGIDADDPQLHRWLLPLQQGRERRNAIILDKLRGLGIDITAEEIQEISRCGQTGRPHIARLLVAKGVVDSFEAAFRLYLGRNKPAWEGRFSYSATEAIDMIHRVGGVAVLAHPGQLDSEMRLQPPLIRELALRGLDGIEIYYPTHTRKTMKKLKTLAAELELLATGGSDFHGMTRPAHRLANRANGFCPPCALLEAVIARIDKQKRSSLS
- a CDS encoding sigma-54-dependent transcriptional regulator, with the protein product MHTILVVDDEPNYQIVLSELLKDEGYEVFTADSGLAGLPIVYSTDLDLVLSDMKMPGMDGIEFLGKIKEYNRELPVILITAYAEVEKAVEAMRLGAFTYLAKPFSNTQLLASVTKAIEHYGLIREIRRLRAEATPRSGFGGMIGKSPSMRAVYQLIEKVAPTPSSVLITGESGTGKELVARAIHNLSPRKDAPFISVNCAALSEHLLESELFGHEKGAFTDAVVMRKGRFELADTGTLFLDEIGEMPQPLQAKLLRVLQDKSFERVGGSVTQHVDVRILAATNKDLKDEVDKGHFREDLYYRLNVIHIHLAPLRERVDDIPALVTHFIEKNSRNLGRNLDISPEALRLLVSLPWEGNVRELENTIERAAILCNGDKIEAGDVQPDSSELTTAHEWSNTLEINQFIPDNLSLAEVLNGIEEKLVRKALDDNFYVQARAAEQLGITKSLLQYKMKKYNLQRRKR
- a CDS encoding FkbM family methyltransferase; this translates as MILLDLIKQLIDLCPNPYSDSWVIDGGCHHGHFSREIITSLQPSNILSFEPDRDSFAKAKMNLDSISNVEIVNAAIGSEKGTAEFFRGPYSSTNSLLQRPEAKSKQYFPKDAVLEGGTFVDVVTLDEECACRGITALDLLKLDLQGAELSALIGAKNLLSSGLVKVILVEAVFVKKYKDQPLLWELWRHLEEYGYTLYSLEQIKIGIYDPDESGLRSMQWNQCDAIFISKKIREHLDR